ATAGTCCCCGTCGTACGTCAGGCGGCCGTCGGGCGGCAGGTCGTACGCTCCGAGGCCGGCGACGGCCGCGGCGGCGTCCACCTTCCCGTAGCCCGTCTCGTTGTCCGGGCCGTCCCCGACGGGGCGGGCGTGCGCCGTCAGGTTCGCTTTCAGTTGCGCGGGCGTGAGCCGACGGTTCGCGTCTAGGAGCGTCGCGAGGACGCCGGCGGCGTGCGGCGCCGACGCCGACGTGCCGCGGAAGTTCCCGTACACGCTCGACCGCACGTTGTCGGCCGCGACGACGTCCGGTTTGAGTCGCCCGTCGACGGTCGGCCCCCGCGAGGAGTACGGCTCCAGTTCGCCGGTCTCCTGGTCGTAGGCGCCGACGGTGACGACGTTCGGGTTCGTCGCGGGATTCGACAGACTCCCGGTGTCGACGCCGCCGTTCCGGAACGTCGCCCCGCCGAGGAACACGTCGAACCGGACGGACCGGGTGGCGTTCACTCGCTCGATGGTCAGGTACCGCGTTCCAGTCGTGGAGAGCGAGAACGTCTCGGTGGGGTGATTTGTCCGGTTCGAACACTTCGTGGGCGTCGCGTTCTGCACGTCCGACTCGGTGTAGAGACAGACGTCGTAGTTTTCCGTCTTGTTCTCCCAGTCGTTCCACTGCGCCCACATCCGACCGGACCCCGACCCGTCGACGACTATGGATTCGCTCCCGTCCTCGAAGTTCATCAGACCGTCGCCGTCGGTGTCGTTCCACGTCCCGCCCCAGTGGTGTCCGCCGGCTGAGTTACCGGCCGAGACGACCCACGAGGTGCCGTTCGCCGCGCTGGCGTCTATCACGCGGTCCATCTCGGAGGTGCCGTCGAGTGGGCCGAGGTTGTACCACCCGAGCGACATCGATACCACGTCGGCGTCCGTCTCGGTCTCCAACCAATCGACCGCTTGATAGAAGTCCCAGTCCGTGTTGATGCGCACGAGCACGAGCGACGCGTTCGGCGCCGTCTCGGCAACGAGTTCGGCCGTCGCCGTTCCGTGCTCGCCGTCCTCGCTGGTTCCGTCGAGTCCGTTCCCGGTGAAGTCCTTCGAGGCGACGACTCGGTCCGCGAGCGCCGGGTTGTCGAGGTCGAACTGGTCGACGTCGATGACGGCGACGGTGACGTTCTCGCCGCCGTAGCCGCGGGCGTGCAGCGACTCCAGTCGCGCCGTCTGGACCGCCTCCGTCGTCCCGTCGCTTCCCGCGAACGAGACGGGCCGCGCCGGTTCCCTGACGTACGAGACGGATGGTTCGGCTGCCAAGGCCAGTATTTCCTCGCGCGTCGCCGTCGCGCCGACGTACCGGCCGTGCGTCGCGGCGTCGCGGCCGAGTACTCGCAGGACCGCATCCTGTCCCGCTCCGACCCGGCCCGGGTCGAGTTCGACGACGACGGCGTACTCGGTCGCGTCTTCGCTGGACGCCTCGGTCTCGAAACCCTGCGCGGAGACGGCGGAAGCGCCGCCGTCGTCGTCGCTCCCGCTCCGAACGAGCAGTTCGGGGTCGACTTTCGCCCGGCCCGCCGCGTCCCTCTCGGCGTCTCGCGCGGCGCTCTCGGTCCGCGGTTGCTCTGTCGCTGTCGCCGCCGACGTTTCGATGGTCGTCTCCGCTTCCCCGTCGGTCGGCGTCGCAACCGCCGTTTCAGTCTCCGTCTCCGTCCCAGTCGTCGCGTCCGCCTCGGTTCCGTCGAGCGCCGAGACGACCGGCGCGGCGACGCCCGAGAGGACGACGAGAGCGGCTACGACCGCGGTCCACGCCGCGCGCGCGACCACTAGCGTCCCCCGGAGTCGCTCGCGCCGGACGGACTCGCGAGTCGCCCACCGCGCCGCGGGCGCTTTCGCTCGTCCGCCGTCGCGCCGCTACCGACACCGGTCGGTGCCGCCGTCTCTCCCCCTGTTCCCCCCGTCTTTCCCGACGTACCGACGCCGTCGTCCGCGTCTCCCCCGAGACGGTCGGACGGGCCCGCACGGCGGGCCGCGACGGCGTCGTCGACGAACCGACGTCGGGTCGAATCGTCTGACACGCTCGACTGTTCTACTTAGTAGGGAATATCTCTTTTGGAAGATTATATTCGAACGTGAACATTACTTAACGGGCGATTTACTCTTTTGAGCGATTCACTCGGGCCGCCCGACTGCGAGGTAGTTCGCGTGGTACGCGGTCACGCGTCCGTCCG
This genomic stretch from Halogeometricum sp. S1BR25-6 harbors:
- a CDS encoding S8 family serine peptidase → MVARAAWTAVVAALVVLSGVAAPVVSALDGTEADATTGTETETETAVATPTDGEAETTIETSAATATEQPRTESAARDAERDAAGRAKVDPELLVRSGSDDDGGASAVSAQGFETEASSEDATEYAVVVELDPGRVGAGQDAVLRVLGRDAATHGRYVGATATREEILALAAEPSVSYVREPARPVSFAGSDGTTEAVQTARLESLHARGYGGENVTVAVIDVDQFDLDNPALADRVVASKDFTGNGLDGTSEDGEHGTATAELVAETAPNASLVLVRINTDWDFYQAVDWLETETDADVVSMSLGWYNLGPLDGTSEMDRVIDASAANGTSWVVSAGNSAGGHHWGGTWNDTDGDGLMNFEDGSESIVVDGSGSGRMWAQWNDWENKTENYDVCLYTESDVQNATPTKCSNRTNHPTETFSLSTTGTRYLTIERVNATRSVRFDVFLGGATFRNGGVDTGSLSNPATNPNVVTVGAYDQETGELEPYSSRGPTVDGRLKPDVVAADNVRSSVYGNFRGTSASAPHAAGVLATLLDANRRLTPAQLKANLTAHARPVGDGPDNETGYGKVDAAAAVAGLGAYDLPPDGRLTYDGDYRLDTGGNAAPSSLVVDAANVAVDGEGRTFAAGEDGAAFATTANVTNLSVRDLTVTDGAVGVAATDLRTLELTNVTATADAALSVSNVSAVTLTDVSPADAPSFDLAGENVGLSLAGADARAPPNRGRLSAAPNLTLASANATVTLRYDESHANESTVVVWTDANGTWTETNASVDTAANAATFTASANGTYGVYAVGYPAADAPDAVSMAADVDDTATADANVTNVGRGNLTVVSANLSGPEAGQFSLVDAPDNETVRPRATLGVQVRYAPNESGDHAATLTVRTADAGSLNVSLDGTASAPDPEPTPESGSDESEDSDGSAGGSGGGGGGGAPAPAPAPATPTPTPVPTPTPTPTPAPNATETPTPNPAPGTQTPNEAVPHAGEPGTSNGSGAVTTESATAVSTAERGEAAETKTPAAVTGTGVPGFSPVTAAVALAAAAALLARRD